One window of the Leptospira broomii serovar Hurstbridge str. 5399 genome contains the following:
- a CDS encoding DoxX family protein, with product MLEILLATEANFAITVLRIILGVVMLPHGLQKLFGWMGGYGFTSTINFFASEGIPSLIGFLIIVVESFGALALILGLCTRLSALGIGIVMIGAAFFQRKNGFFMNWFGNQAGEGFEYHVLAIGIAFALVILGGGSASMDRLLQDRFK from the coding sequence ATGCTTGAGATACTTTTAGCTACCGAAGCGAATTTTGCTATAACGGTTCTTAGGATAATATTGGGAGTAGTAATGTTGCCGCACGGTCTTCAAAAACTGTTCGGTTGGATGGGCGGCTACGGATTTACTTCGACCATCAATTTTTTTGCGTCCGAAGGAATTCCTTCCCTCATCGGCTTTTTGATCATAGTTGTGGAATCGTTCGGAGCTTTGGCATTGATACTCGGATTGTGTACAAGATTGTCCGCACTCGGCATTGGTATTGTGATGATAGGGGCTGCATTCTTCCAAAGGAAAAACGGTTTTTTCATGAATTGGTTCGGAAATCAAGCTGGGGAAGGATTTGAATACCATGTCTTAGCTATCGGAATCGCGTTTGCGTTAGTGATTTTGGGTGGTGGATCGGCTTCAATGGATCGCCTCCTTCAGGATCGATTCAAGTAA
- a CDS encoding efflux RND transporter periplasmic adaptor subunit gives MNVLFRTRARLIVFLAGLAFLLTFTTLLTRKTKNAPNPFPEKPSVSAGGSKIEFQEGSPGLEMIKIVEIDRNGNFINVHSPARLIASTAASVSGSDSLVVFESPEIQELYRRYLRSKNVLNYSNKNPKRIRDTFQHKVADKKDLMEPESDVENAPAELAEFEGKLRALGLNPSMLSEARSNVAWIVGDVPESQLHNLKNGTDVELKFSSFPNEVWRGKAEALGDNVDPITRTVKVRITIVNADRKLKPGMYATVKFPESLNSGTIILPAIAAVSVEGKTYVFLEGKPGEFFRREVALGISNEDVVSVLEGLAKGERVVVDGAILLKGLSFGF, from the coding sequence ATGAACGTGCTTTTTAGAACTAGAGCGCGATTGATCGTGTTTTTAGCAGGACTCGCGTTTTTGCTAACCTTCACGACACTTTTAACAAGGAAAACAAAAAACGCACCGAATCCATTTCCTGAGAAGCCTAGCGTTTCTGCGGGCGGATCAAAAATCGAATTCCAGGAGGGAAGTCCCGGTCTTGAAATGATCAAGATTGTGGAGATTGATAGGAACGGAAATTTCATAAACGTTCATTCTCCTGCAAGGCTGATAGCTTCAACGGCTGCCTCTGTGTCGGGCAGCGATTCTCTCGTGGTATTCGAATCGCCCGAAATTCAAGAATTATATCGGCGATACCTTCGTTCCAAGAATGTCTTGAATTATTCGAATAAGAATCCGAAACGAATCCGTGATACGTTTCAGCATAAAGTCGCTGACAAGAAGGATTTAATGGAACCGGAAAGCGACGTAGAGAATGCTCCCGCTGAACTCGCGGAGTTTGAAGGTAAGCTGAGGGCCTTAGGATTAAATCCTTCGATGTTGAGTGAAGCAAGATCGAATGTTGCCTGGATTGTCGGCGATGTTCCTGAATCACAACTTCATAATTTAAAGAACGGAACCGATGTCGAACTGAAATTCTCCTCGTTCCCGAATGAGGTTTGGCGGGGGAAGGCGGAGGCATTGGGGGATAATGTGGATCCGATTACGAGAACGGTTAAGGTGAGAATTACAATCGTCAATGCGGATCGAAAGCTCAAGCCCGGAATGTACGCAACGGTAAAGTTTCCGGAAAGTTTAAATTCGGGCACAATCATACTTCCTGCTATCGCCGCGGTATCAGTGGAAGGAAAAACCTACGTATTCTTAGAGGGAAAGCCTGGAGAGTTTTTCCGGCGGGAAGTTGCCCTAGGAATTTCCAACGAGGACGTTGTGAGCGTTCTCGAAGGCTTGGCAAAAGGGGAACGAGTCGTCGTCGACGGAGCGATTCTCTTGAAAGGATTAAGTTTCGGTTTTTGA
- a CDS encoding efflux RND transporter permease subunit: MKIINSIIETALKNRIFTLVAGSVALLVGIWSWIDIRKEAYSDIADTQVRVVAKFPGKATLEVEERVTMPIERVLHSTPNVIVRRSRTINGLVVFQFVFEEGTDDYFARMRLMEKVRDAVIPDEVTPTLAPMSSPVGEVYRYVVESTSGNHTPMELRSIQDWIVIPKMLQVSGIADVVTFGGLPKQFHIVMNPENLIRYQATVTDVIEAVQSNNLNTGGNFLLQGEQSLPIRSLGAIRDISQIEDIVVKNLNGVPVFVKNIGTVEIAPPIPSGVLGYTIQNDQEGLIDVDSAVQGLVAMRRWVEPNAFLDRVRTKVKEINEKYMPAGTRLRTTYDRGDLVQYTLRTVGTTLLEGIAVVSLVVIFFVGSIRASVVVVATIPFALLFSFTMMNSSGISASLLSLGAVDFGIVVDSAVVMVENIMRRYKNATPQEKQKGIIRFTLESASEVGTEILFAILIIILAYLPIFSFERIEGRLFKPMAFTLSFAIFGALLFTMTVVPVLMSFFYRRYFESSNPGPIEWHNPIYHWIETQYERIVHYLVDRSRRVVAIAFSAVTGLLVVGFISLGTEFLPSLDEGGFTLRLYFPVGISLPEAKKFIPNVRKIIYKNEMVDTILSQYGRNDDGTDPLPPNRLEVYIGLKDYKAWKEKITKEQLLLRLRNDLEEGLPGVRVSFSQPIMDNLSEAIMGTIADLAVFVSGQDMKVMRNLSDQILKIVSEMKGASEYGIEQEGPAPQLVIRIRRDVAARYGINVSDIQQVIEAAVGMEPISNLYEGPMDDPPKERALYGIVVRFTKDYRESAREIARIPIISPRGERIPLSELADITQEDSPTMIFRQDGKRTITVRLNVRGRDQGGFVSELQKRVKKEVHFPDGYEVKYGGQYENLARVGKQLAIVIPLTIGIIFGLLYLLYRDLRSVFVALSCIPLSLIGGIYALLARGYYFNVSAGVGFISLFGIATMAGILFVSKANHYLQGKIPGTPKMNVREASVASAVSQLRPRLMTMLLALLGLIPATMATGVGSDVQRPLATVMVGGLTSALLLVLTVMPSLYILIMEKREEKNQPPESNSLVLHPSSYDVESDNDDEEKPKHKLKAGKGSQQTRKNDRARR, translated from the coding sequence ATGAAAATTATCAATAGTATTATAGAAACGGCATTAAAGAATAGAATATTCACCTTGGTGGCCGGCAGCGTTGCTTTATTAGTCGGAATTTGGTCTTGGATAGATATTCGTAAGGAAGCTTATTCCGATATCGCCGATACGCAAGTTCGAGTAGTCGCAAAATTTCCGGGAAAGGCGACGTTGGAAGTGGAAGAAAGGGTCACGATGCCTATCGAAAGAGTATTGCATTCCACCCCGAACGTAATCGTTCGGCGTTCGAGGACGATTAACGGACTCGTCGTGTTCCAGTTCGTTTTCGAAGAAGGAACCGACGATTACTTTGCCAGGATGCGATTGATGGAAAAGGTTCGGGACGCAGTGATTCCGGACGAAGTCACTCCGACATTGGCTCCGATGAGTTCTCCTGTAGGTGAGGTTTATCGATACGTCGTGGAGTCGACGAGCGGTAATCACACTCCGATGGAGCTTAGAAGCATTCAGGACTGGATTGTGATTCCTAAGATGCTCCAAGTTTCCGGAATAGCCGACGTAGTAACTTTCGGAGGATTACCGAAGCAATTTCATATCGTGATGAACCCGGAAAATTTGATTCGATACCAAGCCACCGTTACCGATGTGATCGAGGCCGTACAAAGTAATAACTTGAATACGGGCGGAAATTTTCTTCTGCAAGGGGAACAGTCGCTACCGATTCGATCCTTGGGCGCCATTCGAGATATCAGTCAAATCGAGGATATCGTAGTTAAAAATCTAAACGGAGTACCGGTTTTCGTAAAGAATATCGGAACTGTGGAAATCGCTCCTCCTATTCCAAGCGGGGTCCTTGGTTACACCATTCAAAACGATCAAGAAGGATTGATCGATGTCGATTCGGCGGTCCAAGGTTTGGTCGCAATGCGTCGTTGGGTGGAGCCGAATGCTTTCCTCGATAGAGTTCGTACGAAGGTGAAGGAGATTAACGAAAAGTACATGCCCGCCGGGACGCGATTGCGTACGACCTACGATCGAGGAGATCTAGTTCAATACACGTTACGTACGGTAGGTACTACGTTATTGGAAGGGATTGCCGTCGTTAGTCTGGTCGTTATCTTCTTTGTAGGAAGTATTCGTGCCTCTGTCGTTGTCGTCGCCACTATTCCGTTCGCTCTTTTGTTCTCGTTTACGATGATGAATTCTTCCGGAATCTCAGCTAGCCTTCTGTCCTTGGGCGCCGTTGATTTCGGCATCGTTGTGGATAGTGCTGTAGTGATGGTGGAGAATATCATGAGGCGTTATAAGAACGCCACACCGCAGGAAAAGCAAAAAGGAATCATTCGATTTACTTTGGAAAGCGCCTCCGAAGTCGGAACTGAAATTCTTTTTGCGATTCTGATCATTATCCTAGCATACCTTCCCATATTTTCGTTCGAACGAATCGAAGGTCGCCTTTTTAAGCCGATGGCCTTCACATTATCCTTTGCGATTTTCGGAGCATTACTCTTTACGATGACCGTTGTTCCGGTCTTAATGTCCTTCTTCTATCGGAGGTATTTCGAATCTTCGAATCCGGGCCCGATCGAATGGCATAATCCGATTTATCATTGGATTGAAACTCAGTATGAAAGAATCGTTCATTATCTGGTTGATAGATCTAGACGAGTTGTCGCCATCGCATTTTCCGCCGTCACTGGACTCCTGGTCGTCGGATTCATTTCTCTTGGAACGGAGTTTCTGCCCTCGTTGGACGAAGGCGGCTTCACTCTTCGACTTTATTTTCCCGTAGGGATTTCATTGCCTGAAGCGAAGAAGTTCATCCCGAACGTCCGAAAGATAATTTATAAAAATGAAATGGTGGACACCATCTTATCTCAGTACGGTAGGAACGACGATGGAACGGATCCGCTACCTCCGAACCGATTGGAAGTTTATATCGGATTAAAAGATTATAAAGCTTGGAAAGAGAAGATTACCAAGGAGCAGCTCTTGCTCCGTTTACGAAACGATCTTGAAGAGGGACTACCCGGAGTAAGAGTCAGCTTTTCGCAACCGATCATGGACAATCTTTCCGAGGCAATCATGGGGACAATTGCCGACTTGGCGGTATTCGTTTCGGGACAGGATATGAAAGTGATGCGGAATCTATCGGATCAGATTTTAAAGATAGTTTCCGAAATGAAGGGTGCAAGCGAATACGGGATAGAGCAGGAAGGCCCCGCGCCGCAGCTAGTGATTCGAATTCGAAGGGATGTCGCTGCTCGATACGGCATCAATGTTAGCGATATTCAACAAGTGATAGAAGCCGCCGTCGGGATGGAACCTATCAGTAATCTATACGAAGGTCCGATGGATGATCCGCCTAAAGAAAGAGCTCTGTACGGGATTGTGGTTCGATTCACTAAGGATTATCGGGAATCGGCCAGGGAGATAGCGAGAATTCCCATCATTTCTCCAAGGGGGGAAAGAATTCCACTTTCCGAACTCGCAGACATCACTCAGGAAGATTCACCAACCATGATTTTCCGTCAGGACGGTAAGCGAACGATTACGGTTCGATTGAATGTGAGAGGACGCGATCAGGGCGGTTTTGTTTCCGAACTTCAAAAAAGAGTAAAGAAAGAAGTTCATTTTCCTGACGGTTACGAAGTGAAATACGGTGGGCAGTACGAGAACTTGGCAAGGGTCGGGAAGCAACTCGCAATCGTAATTCCTTTAACGATAGGGATTATTTTCGGACTATTGTATTTACTCTATCGGGATCTTCGGTCGGTGTTCGTTGCACTTTCCTGTATTCCTCTCTCCCTTATCGGCGGAATCTACGCGTTATTAGCGAGAGGATATTACTTCAACGTGTCCGCGGGAGTGGGTTTTATTTCCCTTTTCGGAATCGCTACGATGGCGGGAATTCTATTCGTATCCAAGGCCAATCATTACTTGCAAGGTAAAATACCCGGTACGCCAAAAATGAATGTACGTGAAGCCTCGGTCGCTTCTGCAGTCAGCCAGCTTCGACCTCGTTTGATGACTATGTTATTGGCATTGCTCGGTTTAATTCCAGCGACGATGGCTACCGGAGTAGGTTCCGATGTTCAAAGACCCCTGGCTACGGTAATGGTGGGCGGATTGACCTCTGCATTGCTTTTGGTGTTAACCGTCATGCCGAGTTTGTATATCCTAATCATGGAAAAAAGGGAAGAAAAGAACCAACCTCCTGAATCGAATTCACTCGTTCTTCATCCGTCATCTTATGATGTTGAGAGCGATAATGATGATGAAGAAAAGCCGAAACATAAGTTAAAAGCAGGTAAGGGTTCTCAACAAACTCGAAAGAATGATCGAGCAAGACGTTAA
- a CDS encoding SDR family oxidoreductase encodes MNSFYKDKVVWITGASSGIGEAIVQELSSQGAKIVLSARREKELKRVKAENKLNDSNCLILPLDLENYNTLNNFPSKVIKKFGQIDVLINNGGISQRSFAHETSVKTYESLMNVNYFGNIALTLAVLPFMRERRTGWISSISSVAGLFGVPLRTGYSATKAALTGFFEALRAENANEKIKITLVYPGFVKTQISNNALKGDGKKQGKMDQVISNGIDPNECARRILSAIAGEKLEVIIAGPRENFGVWLHKFFPTLFARFIAKAKVT; translated from the coding sequence ATGAACTCATTCTATAAAGATAAGGTAGTTTGGATTACGGGGGCGTCTTCCGGCATCGGGGAAGCCATCGTTCAGGAACTTTCCTCTCAAGGAGCAAAAATCGTCCTTTCAGCCCGGAGAGAAAAGGAACTTAAGAGAGTCAAGGCAGAAAATAAATTGAACGATTCGAATTGCCTAATCCTCCCCTTAGATTTAGAAAATTATAATACTTTAAATAACTTTCCGTCAAAAGTAATCAAGAAATTCGGCCAAATCGACGTCTTGATCAATAACGGAGGAATCAGCCAGCGGTCTTTTGCTCACGAAACTTCGGTCAAAACCTACGAGTCTCTTATGAACGTAAATTATTTCGGCAATATCGCACTGACTCTCGCGGTGCTCCCGTTTATGCGGGAACGTCGCACCGGTTGGATTTCTTCGATTTCAAGTGTAGCTGGATTATTCGGAGTTCCTTTGAGAACCGGCTACTCCGCCACGAAAGCCGCGTTGACCGGTTTTTTTGAAGCTTTGAGAGCGGAAAACGCAAACGAAAAAATCAAAATCACTTTAGTCTATCCCGGGTTCGTCAAAACGCAAATTTCAAATAATGCTTTGAAAGGAGACGGGAAAAAACAAGGTAAAATGGATCAGGTGATTTCAAACGGAATCGACCCGAACGAATGTGCAAGACGGATACTGAGTGCGATTGCAGGCGAAAAACTGGAAGTCATCATAGCAGGCCCACGGGAAAATTTCGGAGTTTGGTTGCACAAATTTTTTCCGACTCTTTTTGCCCGCTTTATTGCCAAAGCTAAAGTGACCTGA
- a CDS encoding catalase family protein produces MKPASVNWKEDIAADEETRFTGYAKQFQSIQQENSKLFGKGRTLHRNQLLGMKAKLEVLPDLPEHAKQGLFAKFGTYESLIRLSSGSMKIQPDSKGDIRGFAIKVLGLNSPGALGNGNVTAQDFLLINLETFSSPKSDEFVGLVTAVAKGGGALLKYLFTTYGFLGAISRIRKAAATFNKPFSGFATEPFYSAAPISWGPYAVRVRLLPPENQMPAKDASNHWGLDMKTRLTQEPLVYSFQVQFFADETSTPIEDASKNWAESEAPYVTVARLTIPQQEFGSQEAISFQTKVEETIFDPWEALLEHRPLGDVMRARKYVYLTSQKGRGAV; encoded by the coding sequence ATGAAACCTGCAAGTGTGAATTGGAAAGAGGATATCGCGGCGGATGAAGAAACGCGATTTACGGGATATGCGAAGCAGTTCCAATCTATTCAGCAGGAAAATTCGAAGCTGTTCGGGAAAGGGAGGACTTTACACCGCAACCAACTATTGGGAATGAAGGCCAAATTAGAAGTTCTTCCGGATTTGCCCGAGCATGCAAAGCAAGGACTTTTTGCTAAATTCGGAACCTATGAATCATTGATTCGTCTTTCCAGCGGAAGTATGAAAATCCAACCCGACTCTAAAGGGGATATTCGCGGTTTTGCGATTAAAGTGCTCGGTCTCAACTCACCCGGAGCATTAGGAAACGGAAATGTAACTGCCCAGGACTTTTTACTCATTAATTTGGAAACATTCTCATCGCCGAAGAGCGACGAATTTGTCGGCTTAGTAACGGCGGTGGCAAAGGGTGGCGGTGCACTTCTAAAATATCTTTTTACGACATACGGATTTTTAGGGGCGATTTCTAGAATCCGAAAGGCGGCGGCTACGTTTAACAAACCGTTTAGCGGATTCGCCACTGAACCATTCTATAGCGCCGCACCGATCTCATGGGGTCCGTATGCGGTGCGGGTTCGCCTTCTACCACCCGAAAATCAAATGCCCGCCAAGGATGCTTCAAATCATTGGGGCCTCGACATGAAGACACGCCTAACCCAAGAGCCCCTTGTTTATTCTTTTCAAGTCCAATTCTTCGCGGATGAAACAAGTACTCCGATTGAGGACGCGTCCAAGAATTGGGCGGAATCGGAAGCACCCTACGTAACCGTTGCTCGACTAACTATTCCTCAGCAAGAATTCGGCAGCCAGGAAGCGATTTCATTCCAAACAAAAGTGGAAGAAACCATTTTTGATCCGTGGGAAGCTCTGTTAGAACATCGCCCATTGGGAGACGTGATGCGTGCTCGAAAATATGTTTATTTAACAAGCCAAAAAGGAAGAGGAGCCGTTTAA
- a CDS encoding M48 family metallopeptidase, protein MSIRNVILILYFAQLAFTILLRFISYMGDTSPEIHESILKYFTEEDIQNGIEYERRGFFASLASDLLDFTLAGLIVFTPLSVKLENYLLRKTNDRFYLSVALFLLILSFAKFLVELPFNFYFGYVLEHEFGFSAMTISDWIIFTGKSLAIGIVIMTLIGLGAAYILRKFQNVWKYLIPLGALILGLLFSVLFPILITPLFYEYHPIEEGNLKHKIVQLCDRAKIEVSEVYVINESKYSGHTNAYFTGWGSNRKIFLYDTLIKNHTEEEVISVLGHEIGHWTHNHQIKDIAISTLETLALCFIVSFIFLKTKREGKIPLKEFYSPSTLPFLFLILSLIGTITKPAWSTFSRMQEAEADMEALILTNDKKAFIGAEQKLAKDNKSRLNPNRWEVIYNHSHPTTLERIDMAEKYSAP, encoded by the coding sequence ATGTCGATTCGAAATGTTATATTAATTTTGTATTTTGCTCAACTGGCATTCACGATCCTTTTGAGATTTATTTCTTATATGGGCGACACTTCGCCGGAAATACATGAAAGTATTTTAAAATATTTTACGGAAGAAGATATTCAAAACGGGATCGAATATGAACGGAGAGGTTTCTTTGCTTCGCTCGCTTCCGATTTACTCGATTTTACATTGGCCGGTTTGATCGTATTCACGCCTCTCTCGGTCAAACTAGAAAACTATTTACTAAGAAAAACTAACGATAGATTTTATCTGTCGGTGGCGTTGTTTTTACTGATTTTGAGTTTTGCAAAGTTCTTAGTCGAATTGCCGTTTAATTTTTACTTTGGATACGTATTGGAGCACGAATTCGGATTTTCCGCAATGACGATTTCCGATTGGATTATCTTTACCGGCAAATCCCTCGCAATCGGAATCGTAATTATGACATTGATCGGCTTGGGCGCCGCGTATATTCTGAGAAAGTTCCAAAATGTCTGGAAATATCTCATACCGTTGGGCGCTCTCATTTTAGGACTATTATTCTCCGTTTTATTTCCGATTTTAATCACTCCTCTTTTTTACGAATATCATCCGATCGAAGAAGGAAATTTGAAGCATAAAATTGTCCAGCTATGCGACCGCGCAAAGATCGAAGTTTCGGAAGTTTATGTGATTAATGAAAGCAAGTACTCCGGACATACGAATGCTTACTTTACCGGCTGGGGGTCCAATCGCAAAATCTTCTTATACGATACCTTGATCAAGAATCATACCGAGGAGGAAGTGATCAGCGTATTAGGACATGAGATAGGACATTGGACTCATAATCATCAAATTAAGGATATCGCCATCAGCACTTTGGAAACGCTAGCGCTTTGCTTTATCGTCAGTTTTATATTTTTGAAAACGAAACGGGAAGGAAAAATTCCCTTGAAGGAGTTTTATTCGCCTTCCACCCTACCCTTTCTTTTTTTGATCTTATCCTTAATCGGTACGATTACCAAGCCTGCCTGGAGCACGTTTAGCAGGATGCAGGAAGCTGAGGCGGATATGGAAGCCTTGATTCTGACCAACGATAAGAAAGCCTTCATTGGCGCGGAACAAAAATTAGCAAAGGATAATAAATCAAGACTCAATCCGAATCGATGGGAAGTGATCTACAACCACTCTCATCCGACGACGCTGGAACGAATCGACATGGCCGAGAAATATTCAGCGCCTTAA
- a CDS encoding MBL fold metallo-hydrolase, with product MLSLILRINGSTPDTAPIPEVMMLGKRIRGIMIGIPLLFSALIVGGCFLGPPLRKDFQDWKKPEERNNRFSDWKEVFSSSTKLNVTAIHTGYVLTGPSILIDAEDPNTPVSEKKEQWVPSLSYLVQHPKFGKFLMDSGVPAVNQEGKCDFSLIGSFYNIPCKSEKGSDIGSRLTKMNIPNEDILFVIVSHLHWDHIGGMESLRKRGPIRILLSKEEAEDAGKPFAIFHGYAPKALSIDFEGSVLPDQNYYEMPILGKVLDLFGDGSVWIIPAFGHTKGEIAVLLNTPNEPLLFTFDASHLKVGFEKTIPPGATVDRKDSIAALRKLNSFSKAFPKIKVIYGHEPTQWEGKNPISLLAGDSSHNGRR from the coding sequence ATGCTTTCACTTATTCTTCGAATCAATGGATCGACTCCCGATACGGCGCCGATCCCGGAGGTAATGATGTTAGGTAAACGTATACGAGGAATAATGATAGGAATTCCGTTACTCTTTAGCGCTTTAATAGTAGGAGGATGTTTCCTAGGTCCTCCTTTACGTAAGGATTTTCAAGATTGGAAAAAGCCCGAGGAAAGAAATAATCGTTTTTCCGATTGGAAAGAAGTTTTTTCGAGTTCGACAAAATTGAATGTCACCGCAATCCATACCGGTTATGTTTTAACGGGACCGTCCATTCTAATCGACGCGGAGGACCCTAATACTCCCGTATCGGAAAAAAAAGAACAATGGGTTCCTTCGCTTAGTTATCTAGTTCAACATCCTAAGTTCGGTAAATTCCTCATGGATTCCGGAGTCCCTGCCGTAAACCAAGAAGGCAAATGCGATTTTAGCCTAATCGGATCATTCTATAACATTCCTTGCAAATCCGAAAAAGGATCGGACATAGGTAGCAGATTAACAAAGATGAATATTCCTAATGAGGATATTCTTTTCGTAATCGTCTCCCATTTGCACTGGGACCATATTGGAGGAATGGAATCGCTGCGAAAAAGAGGGCCGATTCGAATTCTCTTATCAAAGGAAGAGGCTGAGGACGCCGGCAAACCGTTCGCAATTTTTCACGGATATGCTCCTAAAGCTCTATCGATCGATTTTGAAGGCTCCGTTCTACCCGATCAAAACTATTATGAAATGCCGATTTTAGGGAAGGTTTTGGATTTATTCGGAGACGGCTCGGTTTGGATAATTCCCGCATTCGGACATACCAAGGGAGAGATAGCCGTACTTCTAAATACTCCAAATGAACCTTTGCTCTTCACATTCGACGCATCTCATCTAAAAGTAGGTTTCGAAAAAACGATTCCTCCCGGCGCGACGGTAGACCGTAAAGATAGCATCGCAGCGTTACGAAAATTGAATTCTTTTTCTAAAGCATTTCCGAAAATAAAAGTAATTTACGGGCATGAGCCGACGCAATGGGAAGGGAAGAATCCGATCTCTTTACTAGCCGGAGATTCGTCGCATAACGGTCGGCGTTAA
- a CDS encoding Crp/Fnr family transcriptional regulator translates to MDFSEKVLKAIQLSFFSRIKRESYEPLFKQGRIVKFSAGEVIHQAFEEATYAGLVLSGFFRLYLSSPSGRQTTVRYARAGEVMGLVGALANRGTIKESDDTYVQALSDSEVFAISFRDLREYGRRSPELSWIFAEECASRVYSVLRELYGLAFTSVKERLARQLLLTAVSQSEHPFLSVKMSQQDLADSIGTVREVVVRELRALKVAGLVSSTGSKIEILNPEALLELFEKAD, encoded by the coding sequence GTGGATTTTTCTGAAAAAGTTTTAAAAGCGATTCAGCTGAGTTTTTTTTCCAGAATTAAAAGAGAGTCGTACGAGCCTTTATTCAAACAAGGCAGAATCGTAAAATTTTCCGCCGGAGAAGTCATACATCAAGCATTCGAAGAAGCTACTTATGCCGGGTTGGTTCTTTCGGGGTTTTTTAGATTGTATCTTTCGTCTCCTTCCGGCAGGCAGACAACGGTTCGCTATGCGAGAGCCGGAGAGGTGATGGGTTTAGTCGGAGCGCTTGCCAACCGAGGAACCATAAAAGAATCGGATGATACTTATGTACAAGCGTTAAGCGACTCCGAAGTATTCGCGATTTCGTTTCGTGATCTTAGGGAATATGGAAGACGCTCTCCCGAATTATCTTGGATATTTGCCGAAGAATGCGCTTCAAGAGTCTACTCTGTGCTTCGTGAGCTATACGGGCTTGCCTTTACGAGCGTAAAAGAACGATTGGCACGTCAGCTACTTTTGACAGCTGTCAGTCAATCGGAACATCCCTTTTTATCGGTAAAAATGTCGCAGCAGGATTTGGCGGATTCCATAGGAACGGTGCGGGAGGTCGTAGTACGTGAATTGCGGGCATTGAAGGTAGCAGGTTTGGTTTCCTCGACAGGAAGTAAAATCGAGATTTTAAATCCCGAAGCATTGCTGGAACTTTTCGAAAAAGCCGATTAA
- a CDS encoding SOS response-associated peptidase, producing the protein MCDSYSINTSADEIISEFEISSEQETIGEKYRLNRSVGPGDIAPVLIAKGEDRILRNYKWGIWNSKSQKYETIARIESIKTSPLWKDAIKDKDSRCIIPASSFFEWKVISEEEKVSVEIFHKSEELFAFAGIHMHYHENGKVIPGFAIITVPASLEMTPVGDHQPGTIAKDDFDAWLEGNADPISLIRSERGITFEIKSRIGSDS; encoded by the coding sequence ATGTGCGATTCGTATAGTATCAATACATCGGCCGATGAAATCATTTCTGAATTTGAAATCAGTAGCGAGCAAGAGACGATCGGAGAAAAATACAGATTGAATCGAAGCGTTGGACCCGGAGATATCGCTCCCGTTTTAATTGCAAAAGGAGAAGATCGCATTCTCCGGAATTATAAATGGGGGATCTGGAACAGTAAGAGCCAAAAATATGAAACGATCGCTCGAATTGAAAGTATTAAGACTTCTCCACTATGGAAAGATGCGATCAAGGATAAGGATTCTCGATGCATTATTCCCGCTAGCTCCTTTTTCGAATGGAAAGTCATTTCAGAGGAAGAGAAGGTCAGCGTTGAAATTTTTCATAAGTCCGAGGAATTATTTGCGTTTGCAGGTATACACATGCATTACCATGAAAACGGTAAAGTAATACCTGGATTTGCAATTATTACCGTTCCGGCGTCTTTGGAAATGACTCCGGTAGGAGATCACCAACCTGGAACGATTGCAAAGGACGACTTCGACGCTTGGTTGGAAGGTAACGCAGACCCGATTTCGTTGATTCGAAGTGAACGGGGAATAACTTTCGAAATAAAGAGTAGAATCGGCTCCGACTCCTGA